The nucleotide sequence CTCAACGAAACCCAACATACAGCCGGAATAGAGATTGTTGGTAGCTATTGGATGGATGTGGATTCCGGCTTTCGCCGATGTGACGAAAAAGGAAATGAACCGATTTTTGCGAAGGCATCGATTTTTGTTCTGTTTGTAATATGGGCAAAACATGCAAGTCAAGGGAAAAGCAAATCCATTTGCCGATTTTCGAAAAATCAAAACCATCCCTGCAACTCCATCGCATCCCGAAATTCCAGCTAAATGCTCATGGCGAGGGGCGCCGCTCCCGTACATGAAAATTGGGCCTTGGTCATGATTCCGGCCATCTGTAGGGGCGACCGGCCGGTCGCCCCTACAATAGTGCCTGAACGGAAAACCCGTTTTGGGTACAACCTGAGCCGGAGGGCAGGCTGTTTTGCGATACAGCGGGAACTTGTCTGAAGCCGCTCAATATCGTAAAATTGCCCGCTCGCAGGCGGCTTGTTGCCCCGAATAGGGGATTTCCGTTCAGGCACTACAATACACAGAAGATGGAAATCGTACATCCTGCCAGCGTATTGAAATCACCGATTCCTTCCGTTGTTTTCTGAAATGGCATCTCCGGAAAAGCTATGATAGGATGCCAGAATGATTCGATCGTTTGTCAGTGGCAACATCCCATCCACCACATTTTTCAGGGAGGCAAACACCATGAACGAATGGTATCTCAGTTATGACGGCAACCAGATGGGCCCGATTGACATCGCGCAGGCAACGGCATACGCAAAGGCCAACCCCAACGGATACGCCTGGCGGGAAGGATTCCGGGAATGGCTCCCGATTGCCCAGGTGCCGGAGCTCTTTCAGGTGCAAACCGCCACACCCGCGCCGCCGCCCCGGTTCACCACCCGGGGCGCAGACGACATCGATTACCGGATCGTCGGCAAGGAAATGCAGTTTGTCGAAATCGAGCTCGATCCCGGCGAAAGTGCCGTAGCCGAAGCAGGGGCCATGATGTACAAGGAGGCAAGCATCCAGATGGAAACCATTTTCGGGGATGGCTCCGGAAGCGGAGGCGGCTCGTTCATGGACAAACTCTTCGGGGCAGGCAAGAGACTTCTGACCGGGGAGAGCCTTTTCATGACCGTGTTCACCCACACGGGTCAAGGGAAAGGCCATGTCGCCTTCGGCGCGCCCTATCCGGGCAACATCATCCCCGTGCGTCTCTCGGATATCGGCGGATCCCTGATCTGCCAGAAGGACAGTTTTCTGTGCGCAGCCAAAGGCGTTTCCATCGGCATCTATTTCCAGCGCAAGATTCTGACAGGGCTTTTCGGCGGTGAAGGTTTCATCATGCAGAAGCTCGACGGCAATGGCTGGGTGTTTCTGCATGCCGGCGGAACCATCGTGGAAAGAGACCTGGCACCGGGCGAAATTCTGCATGTCGATACCGGATGCATCGTGTCCATCGCACCTACCGTGAATTTCGACATTACACAGGCGGGCGGCATCAAGACGGCCCTGTTCGGCGGCGAAGGGTTGTTTTTCGCCGTCCTTCAAGGCCCCGGGAAAGTCTGGCTGCAATCGCTTCCCTTCAGTCGCCTGGCCGGGCGGATGCTCGAAGCCGCTCCCCAGCGTGGCGGACAACAGGAGGAAGGCAGCATTCTGGGAAGCCTGGGAACATTGATCGGCGGGAATCGATAGTAGTCGTAGTCGTTGTCGTTGTCGTTGTCGTTGTCGTTATCGTAATCGTTGTCGTTGTCGTAATCGTAATCGTAATCGTAATCGTAATCGCAGTCGCAGTCGCAGTCGCGCTCAGTGACTCACCGAGCTAAAAAACGAAGTTTCCGCCCAAGCCCTCAATGCTATTGCCTAAGCCCTACTACATCGGATTTTCCAAAGCACAATGGGCCAGGGGGCCGCTGCCTTTCCCGATCCGGAGATCTGCAGCCGCTTCGATGGCCTGCTGGACAAAGGCCTTGGCTTTTGCAACGGCCTCGACCAACGGAAAGCCCATCCCCAGAAAGGCGGCTATAGCCGACGACAGGGTACATCCGGTCCCGTGGGTGTTTCGGGTGGCGATCCTTGGCGTATCGAAACACGCGAACCTGTCTTCAGCGGGAATATACAGAAGATCCGATGCGGTTTCCGTGTTTGCGGCATGGCCGCCTTTGAGCAAAACGCCTCCCGCACCGCTTTTGGCAAGGGCGATGCAGGCGCCTCGCAAATGGGACGGACCGGCATCGATCAGTTGGTGGGCGTCCATGCCCAGGAGCACGGCCGCCTCGAAGCGATTCGGTGTGATCACTGCGGCAAGGGGAAACAAGAGCCGCTGCAACGCATCGATGGCCTCGGGCTGAAGCAGGCGGCTTCCGGTTTCGGAAACCATCACCGGATCGGCGACGATGCGGGATACCCCAAAGAAACGGAGCCGATCCACAACGGTTTGAACGATGGCCGGTTCATGCAGCATGCCGATCTTGACGGCATCCGCACCGATGTCTTCCAGCACGGCATCGATCTGATCGCTCACAAAGGATTCAGGCACCGGGAAAATGCCCTTGACTCCCATCGTGTTCTGGGCCGTCAAGGCACAGATCACCGACATGCCATAGCAGCCGAGGCTGCAAAAGGTTTTCAGGTCCGCCTGAATGCCTGCTCCGCCGCCGCTATCGGATCCGGCGATGGTCAATAAGCGAACGGGGTTCATGAGGAAATCTCCTTTTCGNNNNNNNNNNNNNNNNNNNNNNNNNNNNNNNNNNNNNNNNNNNNNNNNNNNNNNNNNNNNNNNNNNNNNNNNNNNNNNNNNNNNNNNNNNNNNNNNNNNNNNNNNNNNNNNNNNNNNNNNCGTCATGTGCCCACTTCGTGGGCGTCAGGTGCTGCTTCGCAGCGTCAGGTGGCCGCAAGCGGCCGTCAGGGGTTGGTTTTCGGATTTTTCGGTAGATTTCGTGCAATGCCATCGCCGCTTGCGCTGGATTCCCGGCAGCGCAAATGGCGGAGACGACCGCCAGGGCATCGGCCCCGGCTTCGAGAACGGCGGCGGCGTTTTCTTTGCCAATGCCGCCGATGGCAACGAGCCGGTGGCTTGACATCTTCCTCGCCCGCCGAAGACCATCTATCCCCCAGCAGTATTTTGTATCGATTTTGGTCGGCGTCGGAAAGATCGCGCTCACCCCCAGATAATCCACGTCCAGCATTTCGGCAGCCATCAACTGTTCCTCGTTTTCTACGGAAAGCCCGATGAGCGCCTGGCTGCCGAGAAGTTTTCTGGCCAGCGGATAGGGCATGTCGGACTGGCCGATGTGCACGCCATCGGCTCCTGCAGCCAGTGCCACATCGATCCGGTCATTGATCAGAAGCGGCACGCCTTTCGGCTTCAGCAGGCGCTGCAACCGGATGGCTTCTTCGACAAAACCCCGGGTATCGAGTTCTTTTTCCCGAAGCTGCACCACCGAAACGCCGCCTTCCACCGCCTGAAGCACCACATCTTCGATCCTGGCCGGTGCGCACGCCTTGCGGTCGGTGACCAGATAAATGCCTTCGATCTTCATGGGGCTCCTTCAGTTCCGTTGTTCTTCCGCCCGAATTCGGCCAACAATCGTTTCCTGCCGCATGCCGTAGAGCGCATCCAGAAAGTGGGGGACGAAACTGCCGGGCCCCGGGGCCTGCCCGGCAGCGATCTCGCCGGCAATTCCCATCACGGCCATGGCCGATGTTGCGGCTGAAGCGGCATCGGGATTTACGGCAACAAAAGCGCCGCACAGGGCGGAGGCGCTGCATCCCATTCCGGTGACCCGGCTCATCAAGGGATGGCCATTGAAAATTTTTACCTCCCGATCATTGGCGACAATCCAGTCGATGGCGCCGCTCACACAGACCGTGCAACCGAACCGGCTGCAGAGTTTTCTGGCTGCCTCGGCGGCATCGGCGGAATCGGCCAGGCTGTCCACCCCCCTGGTCCGGCCGACGGTGCCCGCAAGGGCCAGAATTTCGGAGGCATTGGCCCGGATCAACCGAACCGGGGCCGTTCCCAGCAATTCGGACGCCACCCGCGTCCGGTAGCCCGTGGCGCCCGCGCCTACGGGATCAAGCACAATGGGAACCCCCAGTCGATCTGCGGCCGCCATTGCCAGTTTCATGGAAGCGACCCATGCCTCGCTCAAGGTACCGATGTTGATGACCAGCGCTTTTGCCAGCCGGACCATTTCCGCCGCCTCCTCGTGCGCATGCGCCATGACCGGCGATGCGCCGATGGCCAGCAGGGCGTTGGCCGTCACGTTCATCACGACATAATTGGTAATATTGTGCACGAGCGGATTTTCATTTCGGATGTTCTCCACATCCTTCCAGACGGCATTCACGCGTTCTTGCATGTCTCAATTCCTTTCATCGCTTCATGGCGCACCATTCCCCGCACATCGTGCAGGGTCGCTGGGCATCGGCTTGGCCTTCCGCCTGCTCCACCGTCTCCAGGTACCGGTCGAATTTTTCCGGATCGAGGGCAAATGACTTCTGCCCCTGCCAATCGAATGCTTTTCGTGCCCGGGAAATCCCGAGGTTCGCCTCGACTTCGGCGCGCCGCTTCCTGGCCAGATCCGCTGCAGAAGCGGCAATCCGAGATGCCATCACGCCCTCGAAGACATCCTCCGGCTCCGGAAGCCGCAAATGCTCGGCTGGCGTCACCACACACAGAAAATCGGCCCCGAACATGCCCGCCATCGCTCCGCCGATGGCGCCTGCAATGTGATCGTAGCCCGGACTTCGATCGATGACCAGCGGTCCAAGCACATAAAAGGGCGCCTGATCGCAGATACGCTTCTGTCTGCGTACATTCTCTTCGATATCCGCCATCGGCACATGTCCCGGACCCTCCACCATCACCTGCACATCCGCAGCCCGGCACCTGCCCACCAGCTCGCCGATCACATCCAGCTCGCCGAACTGGGCGGCATCGTTGGCATCCGCCGTGCAGCCCGGCCGCAGCCCGTCCCCCAGCGACAAGGTCACATCGTAGGTTTTGGCCACTTCCAGAATGTCATCGAAACGCTCATACAGGAAGCTTTCCGCACTCCGATGCTTCATCCACTGGGCGATGAGCGCACCGCCCCGGCTCACGATCCCCATCACCCGATTGGCAACAAACGGCAAATGCCGCTTGAGAAGCCCCGCATGAATGGTCATGAAATCCACACCATCCCTGGCCTGGCTTTCCATGACGCGAAGGAATCGGTCGAAATTCAACTCATCCGTAGCGTTCAGGCCGATCACCGCTTCATATATCGGTACGGTTCCCACCGGAATATCGAACGTGTCCAGGATGCGGCGGCGCAATGCCGGGACATCGCCCGCTATGGACAAGTCCATGATGGTATCCGCCCCTGCCCGAATGGCGGCCTCGACTTTCCGGATTTCAACCTCCTCGTCACAATGGGAAGGCGATGTGCCGATATTGGCGTTGATCTTCACCCGCATCCCATTGCCGATGGCAATCGGCGTAATCGCCTGATGGTTACAGTTTCGCGGTATGACGATCCGGCCTTTTACGATTTCACCGGCCAGCCATTCCTGCCCGGCGCCTTCCTTCCGGCTGACCATCTCAATTTCTTTTGTGCCTTGTTGTTTCCTGATCGCCTCGATGAGCGTTCCCATGATACGTCTCCTTGAAAAAACAAAAAAGCGGATGAGAGCGCAAGAAAACGCTCATCCGCTTTGGAAAAAGGCTGTTTCCTTACGCTGGCATGACCCAGGTCAAGTTCGAGGGTATGATCTCAGCCCCGTTTGCAGGGCACCCCTAACAGAATAAAATGTTGCTGCCGCCGACCATTGGTACCTGAACGGAAACCCCGTTTTGGATACAACCTGAGCCGGAGGGCGGGCTGTTTTGCGATGCAGCGGGAACTTGTCTGAAGCCGCCGGAAATCGTTGGGCCGGGCGTTCTCCAGGAGAAAGCACAATATAAACCCCTCATTCATTGGATTCGGCTTTTCTGGATGGATCCGGACCCGCCCGGCCCGTACGATATCGGGCGGCTGTCCTGCGTTCCGCAGGATTTCACGCTGTATCGCAAAATTGCCTGCCCGCAGGCGGCGCGCTGCTCCGAATAGGGGGTTTCCGTTCAGGCACTATTTATGTACCATTACCCCTTCCTCCGCCACAAATCAACACGGAATATTCAACCATCTTCTTTTCTCTTGACGGATTCTCCGGTCTTCGCTTATGATATGCAACCTGTTTGGATGAACCAGCCAATCTGGAAAAGTCCCTTTCTCAAGGGGCTTTTTCTGTTTTTTGGTCCTCGCTTTTTTCGCCGGATAAACAGCGTTTATCTTCTTCATTTCAATCAGCGCAAACATTTTCAGCACGGTGTCAGGCGGTGCGGATACCATCAGCCGCCTCATGATGAATTATGTGTATTCAAGGAAGAACGAGATGGAAAAACGAATTGACAACGTCCGCAACATCGGTATCAGCGCCCACATCGATTCCGGAAAAACCACGCTGACCGAACGCATTCTGTATTATACCAACCGTATCCATGCCATTCACGACGTGAAGGGCAAGGATGGCGTCGGCGCCACCATGGATTCCATGGACCTCGAGCGGGAGCGGGGCATCACCATCGCATCCGCAGCCACCTACTGCGAATGGGAGGGGCATCAGATCAACATCATCGACACCCCGGGGCATGTGGATTTCACCATCGAGGTGGAGCGCTCGCTGCGCGTGCTTGACGGCGCGATCCTCGTGCTGTGCGCTGTTGGAGGGGTTCAGTCCCAGTCCATCACGGTGGACCAGCAGATGAAGCGCTACAATGTTCCGTGCATCGCCTTCATCAACAAGTGCGACCGAAGCGGCGCCAACCCGAAGCGCGTCATCCAGCAGCTTCAGGAAAAGCTGGGCCACAACGCCGTCGCCCTGCAGATTCCCATCGGCGCTGAAAGCGATTTCGAGGGGATCGTGGATCTGGTCCGGATGGAAGCCATCACTTTTGACGGCCAGAACGGGGAATTCATCCGGAAGGGCCCCATTCCGGAGACGCTGCTGGCCGAAGCCCGTGAAGCCCGAGAACAACTGCTCGACGCCGTATCGGTGTTTTCAGACGAGCTGACCGAAGCGATCCTGGAAGAGCGGGAAATCCCGGTAGAGATGATCATGAGCGCCATTCGTACAGGTACGCTCAAGCGTGGCCTCACACCGGTGCTGATGGGCTCGGCCTACCGCAACAAAGGGGTTCAGCCGCTGCTGGATGCCGTTCTCAGTTACCTGCCCTGCCCGTCGGATGTGGAAAACACCGCCCTCGACATGGAACACGACGAGGCGCCGGTCCGGCTCGAACACAATGCGGAACTTCCGGTCGTGGCCCTGGCCTTCAAACTCGAAGACGGGCAATACGGGCAGCTCACGTATATCCGGGTCTATCAGGGAACGATCGCCAAGGGATCCACCATCGTCAACACCCGAACCGGAAGGAAAGTCAAGGTCGGCCGGGTGGTGCGGATGCATGCCGACCAGATGGAAGACATCGAGGCCGTTCCTGCCGGATACATCGGCGCGCTTTTCGGCATCGAATGCGCATCGGGGGACACCTTCGTTTCGACAGGATCGAGACTCACGATGAGCTCCATGTTCGTACCCAAACCGGTCATCTCGCTTTCCATCGTTCCCAAGGACAACAAGAGCCAGATCAACATGTCCAAGGCCCTGAACCGCTTCACGAAGGAAGACCCGACTTTCAAGGCGCATTTCAACGAGGAAACCAACGAAACGATCATCGAAGGCATGGGCGAGCTGCATCTCGATATCTACGTGGAGCGCATGAAGCGCGAATACAATGCCGAAGTGACCACCGGCATTCCCCAGGTGGCTTATCGCGAAACGATCACAAAAACAGGGGAGTTCAATTACACCCACAAGAAACAGACGGGCGGTGCGGGTCAGTACGGCCGGGTGGCCGGATACCTGGAACCCTGCGAAGAGGATTTCGTCTTTGACAACCAGATCACCGGCGGTGCCATCCCCACCCAGTTCATCCCGTCCTGTGAAAAGGGTTTCCGGCAGTGCCTGGCCAAGGGTCCGCTCATGGGTTTTCCGGTAACCGGGGTGAAGGCCGTGATCACAGACGGCGCCAGCCATGCGGTGGACTCCTCCGATATGGCCTTTCAGGCCGCTGCCCGCGGGGCATTCCAGGAAGGATACCGCAAAGCCAAACCCGTCATTCACGAGCCCATCATGAAGGTGGCCGTCGAGAGCCCCACGGAATTTCAGGGGGCTGTCATGGGTCTTTTGAACCAGAGGCGGGGAATGATCGTCGGCTCGCAGGACGAAGGCAATTTCTGTGTCATCGAAAGCCATGTGCCGCTTGCCGAAATGTTCGGTTTCTCGACGGTGCTGCGATCCGCCACCCAGGGCAAGGCCCAGTTCACCATGGAATTTCTGGCATACAAGCAGATTCCGCAGTCCGTAGCCGACCAATTGGCCAAAAAAGCGGCCGACACCAAAAAACATGCTGCATAGGATCGGGGAGCGGTCATGGCCCGCAAGAGCGGCGGCCCCGGTTGTCCGGGGCCCTGCCCGCGTATTGAACCTGAAAGAAAGGAGCCGTTTCATGCTGATTGCAGACGCCATCCAGAAAAGTCCGATCCGTCACCTCGGCACCAACCCGACAACCATCCTCGAACCTGGCCGCTTCGGCGCCATCGTCGCGGAACCCGGCATGGGAAAAACCTCTCTGCTCGTGCAAATCGGCCTGTATGCCCTGCTCAACGAAAAGCCCGTCCTGCATATCAGCCTGAACGATCCGGTACACAAGGTCAGTCTGTGGTACAAGGAACTGTACCGGCACTTCGTACGAACGAACGACATCGAAACAGCGGCCGACATCTGGGAAAGCATCCAGAGCCACCGCTTCATCATGACCTTCCAGGTGGAAGGCTTCAGCGTTCCGAAGCTTCGGGAACGTTTGACGGATCTGACCGAACAAGGCATTTTTGCTCCGAGGGTCCTCATGATCGATGGGCTTCGCTTTGACGAGGGGGTTTCGGAGACGATCTCGGCCATCGGCGAGTTGTGCGATTCGATGGGACTGAGCGCCTGGTTTACGGCCTCCGCCACCCCGCAAGCCCGGGCCATCGTGGCGGCAGACCCGTTCGATGTCGTGCTCGGGCTGCAAATGGAAGACAAGACCGTTCGGATTTCGGTGGAAAGAGGAGGCCGGGAGGCGCCTGCAGATTTGAGCTTCGACCCGGATACGATGCTGATACGGTAGTACCCGAACGAAAACCCGGTTTTGGTTACAACCTGATCCGGAGGGCAGACTGTTTTGCGATGCAGCGGGAACTTGTCTGAAGCCGCCCGACCCGTAAGAGATCGGGCGGCTGTCCTGCGTTCCGCAGGATTTCACGCTGTGTCGCAAAATTGCCCGCCCGCAGGCGGCGCGCTGCTCCGAATAGGGGCTTTCCATTCAGGCACTGCGGTAACATTCTGCGTCTCCGAGACCACCATGGCGGGGATGTATCTTCGCCCCGCCGAATGATCAATCTGCATTCCGTCATTTGCAAGGCATCCATCCATGACCCTTTTCTTCCTCACTTACCTGTTGCTCTACGGCGGCATTCACCTGTATGTATTTTACCGGCTTCAGGCCGCCTACCCAATGTCGCTGCCTGCCAAAACGCTGGTGATCGGCGCCCTGGCATCGATGGTGATCTCCCCCGTCCTGGTGCGGTTTCTCGAACGAAACGGTTACGAGCTGCCCGCCAATGCCTTCGCCCATGTCGGTTATCTGTGGATGGGGTTGATTTTCCTCTTTTTTTCCACTTCCCTGATTTTCGATTTCTACCGGCTCATCCTGCATGCAGGCACCTGGTTTGGCATTTCGGGGCTTTCCGGCTGGGTACCGCAAAGCCGGTTGCGGCTTTTGCTGCCGCTTGCGGTTTCCCTGTTGCTGACAGGCTACGGATATGCGGCTGCGCTTCGGATCGTACCGGAAACGGTTACCATCGAAACCGGCAAACTGCCTCAGGGCATGCAGCGGCTTCGGATCGCACAGATTTCAGATGTCCATCTGGGCCTGATCGTATCGGGTATGCGGGTTGAACGGATTTGCAAGGCCATTGAAAAAGCCAACCCCGACATTCTCGTATCGACCGGAGATTTGATGGACGGTCAGCTCGACGGTCTGGCCGCTTCCGTCGAACGCCTGCGCCGCATACAGCCGCGGTTCGGGAAAGTGGCCGTGACGGGAAATCATGAATTCTACGCCGGGATCGAACAATCCCTCCAATTGACAAAAGCTGCCGGATTTCGGGTGCTTCGTGGAGAGCGATTCGATGTCGGCAATATTGTCCGCTTTGTCGGCATCGACGAGCGTACAGTGCAATGGAACGATGGATCCTTTTCTTCCGAAAAGGACCTGCTGCCGCCGGCGTCCGATCGAAACATGTTGACCGTTTTGCTCAAACATCGCCCCGTTGTTCGCCAAGCTTCCCTTGGGGCCTTCGATCTGCAACTCTCCGGCCACACACACGCGGGCCAGATCCTGCCATTTTCGCTGGTTACCCGCCTCTTGTTTCCCTACCACCGGGGTCTGTATCCACTCCAGAACGGCTCGGCCATTTACGTCAGCCGCGGCACCGGCACCTGGGGTCCGCCCATCCGAATCGGCTCGGCCCCCGAAGTCACGATCATCGATTTTGTGCAGCGGGGTTGATTCCTCCCGCTGCACCGGGCGGCTGCATCATTCCGATGCGAAGCAAACGGATCCTCAACCCATCCGCTCAGTTGTGACCAACCGGCTGTTTGCGGATCCTGCAATTTCCGTATTGGATTCCGCTCACTTTTCCTTGACACATTCCGCTTCACTCCCCTATATTCCATCCGGTTTTCAGTATGCCCCGTCTTTTTTTCTTACCCCCAAATCAAGGAGGCCGATATGAAACACCGATGGTTAAGCGTTTTACTGATGCTGCTCGTCGTTTTTGCCATGGCAGGAGCAGGTTTTGCCGCGGAAAAACCGGTGAAAGTTGGATTCGTCTATATCATGTCCGGCCCTTTCGCCACCTACGGCCAGTTTGCCAAACAGGGAGCGGAGCTCGCCATCGATGAAATCAATGCGGCAGGCGGCATCAACGGTCGGAAGGTCGAAGCCCTGTTCGAGGACAGCACCGGCAAACCGGATGTCGGCATCCGGGCCATCCGCAAACTCGTTTACGAAAACGAAGTGGACGTCGTGATGGGGATCGATTCGAGTGGTGTGGCCTCTGCCGTAGCGCCCATCATGAACGAGCTCAAGACCCCGCTCATCATCACCCATGCCGCCACCCCCGATGTCACCGGCACCAACTGCAACCGGTACACCTTCCGCGTGTCGCTCAACATCAACCAGAACATCGCCATGGCATCCAAACTGGCCGCAAAGCTCAAGGCCAAAACCTGGACGACCGTCGGCCCCGATTATTCCTTCGGGCATCAGTCCTGGGAATATTTCCAGAAATACCTGCAACCGCTCAAACAGGATGCCGTTTTCCTGCCAAAGGATCAGGTCGCCTTCTCGCCGATGTCAACCACCGATTTTTCGCCCTACATCACCAAAATTCTCAATTCCAAGGCCGACGGGGTGCTCATCTCGCTCTGGGGCGGCAACCTGATCGATTTCATCCGTCAGGCATCGGATATGGGTTTTTTTGACGGAAAGCGGGAAGTGCTCATGACGCTCGGCGCTGCCACCGAAGTCCTGTATTCCCTGAAAGACAAGATGCCCGAAAATATCTGGGTGGGCACCCGCTACTGGTTTGCAGCGAACGATTCGCCCGTGAACAAGGCCTTCGTGGATGCCTACATGAAGCGCTACAACGTCTATCCGTCCTACAACGCCCACGGTGCCTATGCGGCGCTGAAGGCCTATGCCGCCGCAGCCAAGAAAGCCAATTCGGTCGACAAGGAAAAAATCGTCACCGCCCTCGAAGGACTGTCCATCGAAGTGCCCGTCGGCAAGATCACCATTCGGCCGGAAGACCACCAGGCCGTTACCGACGGTGTGTGGGGACAGACCACAGCCGATCCCAAGATGCCGATCCGTACACTGAAAAACATCTTCCAGCTCCCCGGGGATGCCATCA is from Desulfatirhabdium butyrativorans DSM 18734 and encodes:
- a CDS encoding ABC transporter substrate-binding protein — translated: MKHRWLSVLLMLLVVFAMAGAGFAAEKPVKVGFVYIMSGPFATYGQFAKQGAELAIDEINAAGGINGRKVEALFEDSTGKPDVGIRAIRKLVYENEVDVVMGIDSSGVASAVAPIMNELKTPLIITHAATPDVTGTNCNRYTFRVSLNINQNIAMASKLAAKLKAKTWTTVGPDYSFGHQSWEYFQKYLQPLKQDAVFLPKDQVAFSPMSTTDFSPYITKILNSKADGVLISLWGGNLIDFIRQASDMGFFDGKREVLMTLGAATEVLYSLKDKMPENIWVGTRYWFAANDSPVNKAFVDAYMKRYNVYPSYNAHGAYAALKAYAAAAKKANSVDKEKIVTALEGLSIEVPVGKITIRPEDHQAVTDGVWGQTTADPKMPIRTLKNIFQLPGDAITPPVSETGCKMK
- the thiM gene encoding hydroxyethylthiazole kinase, yielding MQERVNAVWKDVENIRNENPLVHNITNYVVMNVTANALLAIGASPVMAHAHEEAAEMVRLAKALVINIGTLSEAWVASMKLAMAAADRLGVPIVLDPVGAGATGYRTRVASELLGTAPVRLIRANASEILALAGTVGRTRGVDSLADSADAAEAARKLCSRFGCTVCVSGAIDWIVANDREVKIFNGHPLMSRVTGMGCSASALCGAFVAVNPDAASAATSAMAVMGIAGEIAAGQAPGPGSFVPHFLDALYGMRQETIVGRIRAEEQRN
- the thiC gene encoding phosphomethylpyrimidine synthase ThiC, with protein sequence MGTLIEAIRKQQGTKEIEMVSRKEGAGQEWLAGEIVKGRIVIPRNCNHQAITPIAIGNGMRVKINANIGTSPSHCDEEVEIRKVEAAIRAGADTIMDLSIAGDVPALRRRILDTFDIPVGTVPIYEAVIGLNATDELNFDRFLRVMESQARDGVDFMTIHAGLLKRHLPFVANRVMGIVSRGGALIAQWMKHRSAESFLYERFDDILEVAKTYDVTLSLGDGLRPGCTADANDAAQFGELDVIGELVGRCRAADVQVMVEGPGHVPMADIEENVRRQKRICDQAPFYVLGPLVIDRSPGYDHIAGAIGGAMAGMFGADFLCVVTPAEHLRLPEPEDVFEGVMASRIAASAADLARKRRAEVEANLGISRARKAFDWQGQKSFALDPEKFDRYLETVEQAEGQADAQRPCTMCGEWCAMKR
- a CDS encoding metallophosphoesterase — translated: MTLFFLTYLLLYGGIHLYVFYRLQAAYPMSLPAKTLVIGALASMVISPVLVRFLERNGYELPANAFAHVGYLWMGLIFLFFSTSLIFDFYRLILHAGTWFGISGLSGWVPQSRLRLLLPLAVSLLLTGYGYAAALRIVPETVTIETGKLPQGMQRLRIAQISDVHLGLIVSGMRVERICKAIEKANPDILVSTGDLMDGQLDGLAASVERLRRIQPRFGKVAVTGNHEFYAGIEQSLQLTKAAGFRVLRGERFDVGNIVRFVGIDERTVQWNDGSFSSEKDLLPPASDRNMLTVLLKHRPVVRQASLGAFDLQLSGHTHAGQILPFSLVTRLLFPYHRGLYPLQNGSAIYVSRGTGTWGPPIRIGSAPEVTIIDFVQRG
- the thiE gene encoding thiamine phosphate synthase — translated: MKIEGIYLVTDRKACAPARIEDVVLQAVEGGVSVVQLREKELDTRGFVEEAIRLQRLLKPKGVPLLINDRIDVALAAGADGVHIGQSDMPYPLARKLLGSQALIGLSVENEEQLMAAEMLDVDYLGVSAIFPTPTKIDTKYCWGIDGLRRARKMSSHRLVAIGGIGKENAAAVLEAGADALAVVSAICAAGNPAQAAMALHEIYRKIRKPTPDGRLRPPDAAKQHLTPTKWAHD
- the fusA gene encoding elongation factor G, with translation MEKRIDNVRNIGISAHIDSGKTTLTERILYYTNRIHAIHDVKGKDGVGATMDSMDLERERGITIASAATYCEWEGHQINIIDTPGHVDFTIEVERSLRVLDGAILVLCAVGGVQSQSITVDQQMKRYNVPCIAFINKCDRSGANPKRVIQQLQEKLGHNAVALQIPIGAESDFEGIVDLVRMEAITFDGQNGEFIRKGPIPETLLAEAREAREQLLDAVSVFSDELTEAILEEREIPVEMIMSAIRTGTLKRGLTPVLMGSAYRNKGVQPLLDAVLSYLPCPSDVENTALDMEHDEAPVRLEHNAELPVVALAFKLEDGQYGQLTYIRVYQGTIAKGSTIVNTRTGRKVKVGRVVRMHADQMEDIEAVPAGYIGALFGIECASGDTFVSTGSRLTMSSMFVPKPVISLSIVPKDNKSQINMSKALNRFTKEDPTFKAHFNEETNETIIEGMGELHLDIYVERMKREYNAEVTTGIPQVAYRETITKTGEFNYTHKKQTGGAGQYGRVAGYLEPCEEDFVFDNQITGGAIPTQFIPSCEKGFRQCLAKGPLMGFPVTGVKAVITDGASHAVDSSDMAFQAAARGAFQEGYRKAKPVIHEPIMKVAVESPTEFQGAVMGLLNQRRGMIVGSQDEGNFCVIESHVPLAEMFGFSTVLRSATQGKAQFTMEFLAYKQIPQSVADQLAKKAADTKKHAA
- the thiD gene encoding bifunctional hydroxymethylpyrimidine kinase/phosphomethylpyrimidine kinase codes for the protein MNPVRLLTIAGSDSGGGAGIQADLKTFCSLGCYGMSVICALTAQNTMGVKGIFPVPESFVSDQIDAVLEDIGADAVKIGMLHEPAIVQTVVDRLRFFGVSRIVADPVMVSETGSRLLQPEAIDALQRLLFPLAAVITPNRFEAAVLLGMDAHQLIDAGPSHLRGACIALAKSGAGGVLLKGGHAANTETASDLLYIPAEDRFACFDTPRIATRNTHGTGCTLSSAIAAFLGMGFPLVEAVAKAKAFVQQAIEAAADLRIGKGSGPLAHCALENPM
- a CDS encoding TIGR00266 family protein; the protein is MIRSFVSGNIPSTTFFREANTMNEWYLSYDGNQMGPIDIAQATAYAKANPNGYAWREGFREWLPIAQVPELFQVQTATPAPPPRFTTRGADDIDYRIVGKEMQFVEIELDPGESAVAEAGAMMYKEASIQMETIFGDGSGSGGGSFMDKLFGAGKRLLTGESLFMTVFTHTGQGKGHVAFGAPYPGNIIPVRLSDIGGSLICQKDSFLCAAKGVSIGIYFQRKILTGLFGGEGFIMQKLDGNGWVFLHAGGTIVERDLAPGEILHVDTGCIVSIAPTVNFDITQAGGIKTALFGGEGLFFAVLQGPGKVWLQSLPFSRLAGRMLEAAPQRGGQQEEGSILGSLGTLIGGNR